The following coding sequences are from one Virgibacillus necropolis window:
- a CDS encoding alanine/glycine:cation symporter family protein: MELFQTIIANISNFFWTYLLSILLIFTGLLYTIRLKFFQFRFFGHVLHNTIGQIFKKNKHEGTITPFQAFTSALASTAGATNIVGVPVAIALGGPGALFWMWAVALIGMATKYGEIVLGMKYREVNEKGIWVGGPQYYIKKALGWNKIATLFALFLMLELIPSAMVQSNSITTQVEAAFGWPVELTGIIMAVFITLIVFGGIKRIAKVTDKLVPFMVITYLLFGIILIVANADQLPHVFGLIFTNAFTPISAAGGFAGAGIAQAVRWGIARGLYSNEAGIGTGPIAHSAAQTDHPSKQAFWGIFSVFVDTIVICTVSGLAVLVTGAWKMVGPNEASSMITVAFSSLYGDAFGGTFIAIFLFFFVFTTIGILVFFGEKQAEYLYGLKTAKFMRIVYIIAVYVGAVGGLKFVWQFLDLMLAFVVLCNVIPMMFLSKEVKLITDDYVHRIYKGNGGKPRVTLFTSELDKEKNG; encoded by the coding sequence ATGGAACTTTTTCAAACAATTATTGCAAACATTTCAAACTTTTTTTGGACTTATTTATTATCTATTTTATTGATATTCACCGGTCTACTTTACACAATTCGACTTAAGTTTTTCCAATTTCGCTTCTTTGGTCATGTGTTACATAATACGATTGGTCAAATTTTCAAGAAAAATAAACATGAAGGTACAATTACACCCTTCCAAGCATTTACTTCTGCTTTAGCCTCAACAGCTGGTGCAACCAATATTGTTGGTGTGCCTGTTGCAATTGCATTAGGTGGTCCTGGTGCACTATTTTGGATGTGGGCTGTAGCGCTTATCGGCATGGCTACAAAATATGGCGAAATTGTACTTGGCATGAAATATCGGGAGGTAAATGAAAAAGGTATTTGGGTTGGTGGACCACAGTACTACATAAAAAAAGCATTAGGGTGGAATAAAATTGCAACCCTTTTTGCTCTATTCCTTATGCTTGAGTTAATACCAAGTGCGATGGTGCAATCGAACTCAATCACAACACAGGTTGAAGCTGCTTTCGGTTGGCCCGTAGAATTAACTGGTATTATAATGGCAGTATTTATAACCCTAATTGTATTTGGAGGAATCAAGCGAATTGCCAAAGTTACCGATAAACTTGTTCCGTTTATGGTTATTACTTATCTATTATTCGGAATCATTTTGATAGTAGCAAACGCTGATCAGCTACCACACGTTTTTGGGCTTATATTCACGAATGCATTCACACCAATATCAGCTGCTGGCGGGTTCGCAGGTGCTGGAATTGCACAAGCGGTGAGATGGGGAATAGCACGGGGTTTATATTCAAATGAAGCAGGAATTGGAACGGGCCCAATAGCTCACTCTGCTGCTCAAACTGATCACCCCTCCAAACAAGCTTTCTGGGGTATTTTTAGTGTATTTGTTGATACAATTGTTATTTGTACGGTCTCAGGCTTAGCCGTTCTTGTTACTGGTGCCTGGAAAATGGTCGGCCCGAATGAAGCGTCAAGTATGATTACTGTAGCATTCTCTAGCTTGTATGGCGATGCATTTGGTGGTACTTTTATCGCGATATTCCTATTCTTTTTTGTTTTTACAACCATTGGTATTCTTGTCTTTTTCGGTGAAAAACAGGCCGAATACTTATATGGTTTGAAAACTGCAAAATTCATGCGCATTGTGTATATAATAGCTGTATATGTCGGTGCGGTTGGAGGTCTTAAATTTGTATGGCAATTCTTAGATTTAATGTTAGCATTCGTGGTACTATGCAACGTCATCCCTATGATGTTCTTAAGCAAAGAAGTAAAGTTAATTACTGACGATTATGTCCATCGAATCTATAAAGGAAATGGTGGCAAACCGCGCGTAACGTTATTTACTTCAGAGTTAGATAAAGAAAAGAATGGATAG
- a CDS encoding ParM/StbA family protein produces MNKSRIAAIDVGNDALKANFGKLENELYIPNVIARDMEDRPVIGIEELDEKDPLDNIHIRVHSPALEENNAVYRVGNLATKSNNSTELDPGSSKSEEDQTIVMLIASLALDAVSNGELKTGRNDVIDANYTLGTGLPLREVKEGKDVGYRSQLLGSVHQVEFLVTPKYQGKKVNIKFDEVKVYPEGFAAYVNLIMDNDRNVINKELIDKQILIQDIGGLSTDIAVIRNRNVDDDKAQGFNLGVAESLEEIREEIRTKHGVELDSRRDVVDIITRKNDRHHIMVRGSRTNVHDITDRILLELAKKEYRYLRNVWAKNSQSEICYFVGGGSAVLKEYIKALNNKLDGFNIEFFEDENESIWMMANAYYKLISDFVAKSIKDTKDTKDTKEEKTAEKAK; encoded by the coding sequence ATGAATAAATCTAGAATTGCTGCAATAGATGTAGGAAATGACGCATTAAAAGCAAACTTTGGAAAGTTAGAAAATGAATTGTATATACCAAATGTAATCGCTCGTGATATGGAGGATCGTCCTGTAATTGGAATAGAAGAACTTGATGAAAAAGATCCTTTGGACAACATACATATCCGAGTCCATTCCCCAGCCCTAGAAGAAAATAATGCTGTTTACCGGGTTGGTAATCTAGCGACTAAGTCAAATAACTCTACGGAGCTAGATCCAGGAAGCAGTAAATCTGAAGAAGATCAAACAATTGTTATGTTAATTGCTTCCTTAGCATTAGATGCTGTGAGCAATGGAGAACTAAAAACGGGCAGGAATGATGTGATTGATGCAAACTATACACTAGGGACAGGCCTGCCGCTTCGTGAAGTAAAAGAAGGTAAAGATGTCGGTTATCGTTCACAGCTATTAGGATCCGTTCATCAGGTTGAATTTTTGGTAACACCGAAATACCAAGGAAAAAAGGTTAACATCAAATTCGATGAAGTAAAGGTATATCCAGAGGGGTTCGCAGCATACGTAAACCTCATCATGGATAATGATAGAAATGTAATCAATAAAGAACTAATCGATAAACAAATTTTAATTCAAGATATTGGTGGACTTTCAACAGATATCGCGGTAATCCGCAATCGCAATGTTGACGATGATAAAGCACAAGGCTTTAATTTAGGTGTTGCAGAATCATTGGAAGAAATTCGCGAAGAAATAAGAACTAAGCATGGTGTCGAACTAGATAGCCGTCGTGATGTGGTAGATATTATCACCCGCAAAAATGATCGCCACCATATAATGGTTCGAGGAAGCCGGACTAATGTGCATGACATAACAGATCGTATTCTATTAGAGTTAGCTAAAAAAGAATACCGTTATTTACGTAATGTTTGGGCAAAAAACTCACAATCAGAAATCTGTTATTTTGTCGGTGGTGGATCGGCAGTATTAAAAGAGTATATTAAAGCGTTAAACAACAAATTAGATGGATTTAATATCGAGTTTTTTGAAGATGAAAATGAAAGTATTTGGATGATGGCAAACGCTTATTACAAACTAATTTCTGATTTTGTTGCGAAGTCTATAAAAGATACAAAAGATACAAAAGATACGAAAGAAGAAAAAACTGCAGAAAAAGCAAAGTAG
- a CDS encoding MerR family transcriptional regulator, whose translation MYIKEVAKRLNTTPRSIRFYEEKGLIFPEKDVENDYRSFTESDILRLSTILALREIGISISNIGKILQNPEMGMNDYLTIQRSALFEKWIEMKDMIETIDQMMDGTDVDTYSIEEIVMLSQHLKGIKNARKNWEDKWNFDEQAVDYDQNIKMHGYRFNVHEDYEKALSKVVTSISLQPGDISLDIGVGTGNLGAKFLSKSTKVIGVDQSEKMLLICNEKHPNMETRKGHFLALPLLDNQVNNVVSSYALHHLPDSEKVLAFKEMDRVLKDEGQICIVDLMFLNEQHRTKVIGDFHESGNTEAIEAIEDEFYADRSVLVDRLVDNGYHVETHQFNDILSMIYASKGVKK comes from the coding sequence GTGTATATTAAAGAAGTTGCTAAAAGACTAAATACGACACCAAGGTCCATTCGTTTCTACGAGGAAAAAGGATTAATCTTTCCTGAAAAGGATGTCGAAAATGACTATCGTTCTTTTACAGAAAGTGATATTCTTCGCTTAAGTACGATACTAGCGTTAAGAGAAATAGGTATTTCTATAAGTAATATCGGTAAAATTCTACAAAATCCAGAAATGGGTATGAATGATTACTTAACTATTCAACGATCAGCGCTTTTTGAAAAGTGGATTGAAATGAAAGACATGATTGAGACCATTGATCAAATGATGGACGGAACGGATGTAGACACCTACTCGATAGAGGAGATAGTTATGTTATCTCAACATTTAAAAGGAATAAAAAATGCTAGAAAAAATTGGGAAGACAAATGGAATTTTGATGAACAGGCTGTTGATTATGATCAAAATATTAAAATGCATGGCTATCGCTTCAATGTGCACGAGGATTATGAAAAAGCGCTATCGAAAGTAGTCACTTCGATTAGTCTGCAACCAGGGGATATAAGTTTAGACATTGGGGTTGGTACAGGAAATCTAGGAGCAAAGTTTTTGTCGAAAAGCACAAAAGTTATCGGTGTCGATCAGTCGGAAAAAATGCTTCTGATATGTAATGAAAAACATCCAAATATGGAAACTCGGAAGGGGCATTTCTTAGCATTACCGTTACTGGACAATCAAGTTAATAACGTCGTATCGAGCTATGCGTTGCACCATTTGCCAGACAGTGAAAAGGTTTTGGCTTTCAAAGAAATGGATCGAGTACTAAAGGATGAGGGGCAAATTTGTATTGTTGACTTAATGTTTTTGAATGAACAACACAGAACAAAGGTAATTGGAGATTTCCATGAATCAGGGAATACGGAAGCTATTGAAGCAATTGAGGACGAGTTTTATGCCGACAGATCTGTGTTGGTTGATAGGCTCGTTGACAATGGTTACCATGTGGAAACGCATCAGTTCAATGATATTTTAAGTATGATTTATGCTAGTAAGGGTGTGAAGAAGTAA
- a CDS encoding DUF1611 domain-containing protein: protein MKETAIVYCESKFGTMDGKTANGLVRSSGKYQIVGVIDSTKAGLDAGEYLEEKRNNIPVFESLEHALGNLSEVPDQFIYGIAPSEGFLKSNEREIVLTAMEQGMNIVNTLHEFFTDDEEFVKHSLKFEVTIHDVRKPPQKKDMHLFSGRILNVKTPIIAVLGTDSAVGKRTTSVLLEEALTNKGLNVAFVATGQTGLIQGAKYGVAIDAIPSQFMTGEIENQIMRAYENENPDIIIVEGQGALSHPAYISACSIIRGSRPSSIIVQHPPKRENLGDFSYMKMPTLKSEIDLIGAFSKSEVIAVTINHEDMSDKEVLEAVSEYEKDLKLPATDVLKHGCDKLIDRFFEVYPELKSKIKKVLVN, encoded by the coding sequence ATGAAGGAAACAGCAATTGTTTATTGCGAAAGTAAATTCGGAACAATGGACGGAAAGACTGCAAATGGTCTAGTGAGAAGTTCTGGTAAATATCAGATTGTAGGAGTAATTGACAGTACAAAGGCTGGTTTGGATGCAGGTGAATATCTGGAAGAGAAAAGAAACAACATTCCAGTGTTTGAAAGTCTTGAACACGCTCTTGGAAATTTATCTGAAGTACCAGATCAGTTCATTTATGGAATCGCGCCTTCCGAGGGATTTTTGAAGAGTAATGAGAGAGAAATTGTGTTAACAGCAATGGAGCAAGGAATGAATATAGTCAACACGCTTCATGAATTTTTTACAGATGATGAAGAATTTGTAAAACATTCCTTAAAGTTTGAAGTTACTATCCATGACGTAAGAAAGCCACCACAAAAGAAAGACATGCACCTGTTTTCAGGAAGAATACTGAATGTCAAAACTCCGATTATTGCAGTGCTTGGTACGGACAGCGCTGTTGGTAAAAGAACGACATCAGTTTTGCTTGAAGAAGCGCTTACTAACAAGGGACTAAATGTTGCGTTTGTGGCTACAGGTCAAACGGGATTGATTCAAGGTGCAAAATACGGTGTAGCGATAGACGCCATTCCTTCACAATTTATGACAGGTGAGATTGAAAATCAAATCATGAGAGCTTATGAAAATGAAAATCCTGATATTATTATTGTTGAGGGGCAAGGGGCATTAAGCCACCCTGCTTATATCAGCGCCTGCTCAATTATTAGAGGATCAAGACCGAGTTCTATCATTGTTCAGCATCCACCGAAAAGAGAAAACCTTGGTGATTTCAGCTATATGAAAATGCCAACATTAAAGAGTGAGATAGATCTAATCGGAGCATTTTCAAAATCAGAGGTTATCGCGGTTACCATTAATCATGAGGATATGTCGGATAAAGAGGTACTTGAGGCTGTTTCTGAGTATGAAAAGGACCTTAAACTTCCAGCTACAGATGTATTAAAGCACGGCTGTGACAAACTAATCGATAGGTTCTTCGAGGTTTATCCAGAATTAAAAAGTAAAATTAAAAAAGTGCTTGTCAATTGA
- a CDS encoding alanine/ornithine racemase family PLP-dependent enzyme has translation MIETAIHATSRVEINLAKIAHNAEKLVQLYGSKGIELMGVTKTVCGDSVIAEIFVNNGIHMLADSKLVNLKKMRDAGVSAQFVLLRSPALSEVDAVVQYADISMNTELSVIKKLAETANLSNSVHQIILMVEMGDLREGIMPANLEGFIQKVMELSGVAIVGIGANFACFGGVRPSKDNMSELSKLADIIQTRFSLPLVHVTGGNSANYNWFTAADSIGNINNLRLGESIYLGRETLDRKAIPGLYTDAFTFVSEVIESKIKPSVPYGETGQNAFGNRLQFRDRGLIRRAIASFGSQDVLVAGLTPELDIEILGSSSDHTILDAKEVDLKVGDEVRFALDYGALLSVMTSVYITKKYSNIL, from the coding sequence TTGATAGAGACAGCCATACACGCCACATCTAGGGTTGAGATCAATCTTGCAAAGATCGCGCACAATGCGGAAAAACTAGTTCAACTATATGGTTCAAAAGGAATTGAACTTATGGGAGTTACAAAAACCGTATGCGGCGATTCAGTTATTGCTGAGATTTTTGTGAATAATGGGATCCATATGCTTGCGGATTCCAAACTAGTTAATCTGAAGAAAATGCGCGATGCAGGTGTAAGTGCACAATTTGTCCTGCTAAGGTCGCCAGCCCTTAGTGAGGTTGATGCAGTCGTTCAATATGCTGATATCAGTATGAATACCGAGTTAAGTGTCATCAAAAAGCTTGCTGAAACAGCAAATCTATCTAATTCAGTACACCAAATTATCCTAATGGTAGAAATGGGCGATTTAAGAGAGGGTATTATGCCTGCAAATCTCGAGGGGTTTATTCAAAAGGTTATGGAACTTTCGGGAGTTGCGATTGTGGGCATCGGTGCAAATTTTGCCTGTTTTGGGGGTGTTAGACCAAGCAAAGATAATATGAGTGAACTCTCGAAACTTGCTGACATCATTCAAACAAGATTTTCACTTCCGCTAGTACATGTTACAGGCGGTAATTCAGCTAACTACAACTGGTTTACTGCAGCTGATAGTATTGGAAATATCAACAATTTAAGACTAGGTGAATCAATCTATTTGGGACGGGAAACACTTGACCGAAAGGCTATACCTGGATTATATACAGATGCGTTTACGTTTGTGTCAGAGGTAATTGAATCGAAAATAAAGCCATCTGTTCCTTACGGGGAAACGGGACAGAATGCGTTTGGAAATCGCCTGCAATTTCGTGACCGTGGACTGATAAGAAGGGCTATCGCTTCTTTCGGATCACAAGACGTTCTTGTAGCAGGATTAACACCTGAATTAGATATTGAAATTCTCGGATCGAGTAGTGACCATACGATTCTTGATGCAAAAGAAGTTGATTTGAAAGTAGGAGACGAGGTTAGGTTTGCTCTTGATTATGGCGCTCTTCTATCCGTTATGACGTCTGTATATATAACAAAAAAGTATAGTAACATTTTATAA
- a CDS encoding Na+/H+ antiporter NhaC family protein yields the protein MENAWMSIIPFLIVIAMSIWLKKIMPGLVLGLLVGALLVEANLLGGAQETVTYVVNTLSDKSNIQIIAFLYLFGGLVGMMTISGGIKGFSEWIGGKIHSQRGLLSLIWLTLPFTFMMPMFRIMMIGPVIKSIMEKMKLSKKRVGMTMDVSTESVIVLLPVATAFVGFMISLVDSGIQKHQLDASAYHIFLLSIPFNFFAIVTLILGLVQTFWSSSKKEDEPKKQSNDAKKEEPDYHKMGRKKELSMVKAQPWNLIVPLFLLLGFSLFLLWQDGNEKGADSIFQAFSIADATFVMLLAVFITLVITFIFYMLRRQPIDETIYHFFDGGNRLMQAIILLVLVWALSLVAEDLGFSLFISSTLGSFLPAFTIPAVIFVIGAVVAYFIGSSWGTWGLFMPLGITLATVTDSSLALTVGAVFASGAFGALASPLGDTTITTASILDMPLVEYARYKLKFASICAGIAAVLYLAVGFFIV from the coding sequence TTGGAAAACGCATGGATGTCAATAATACCCTTTTTAATCGTTATTGCAATGTCTATATGGTTAAAAAAAATAATGCCCGGCCTTGTTCTCGGCCTCCTAGTTGGCGCCTTGCTCGTTGAAGCAAACCTATTAGGTGGAGCACAGGAAACAGTTACATATGTTGTAAACACTTTATCTGATAAGTCGAACATCCAAATTATTGCATTTCTTTATTTGTTTGGCGGGCTTGTAGGCATGATGACTATATCTGGTGGTATAAAAGGATTTTCTGAATGGATTGGCGGTAAAATACACTCACAACGGGGATTACTCAGTTTAATCTGGCTAACACTTCCATTCACCTTCATGATGCCAATGTTCCGGATTATGATGATTGGCCCTGTCATTAAATCTATTATGGAGAAGATGAAGTTATCCAAGAAAAGAGTTGGAATGACGATGGACGTTTCTACTGAATCTGTCATTGTACTTCTGCCTGTAGCAACAGCTTTTGTTGGTTTTATGATTTCTCTAGTGGATAGCGGTATTCAAAAACACCAACTTGATGCTTCTGCGTATCACATTTTTTTACTAAGTATTCCATTCAACTTTTTTGCAATTGTCACGTTGATACTTGGACTGGTTCAAACATTTTGGTCTTCATCGAAAAAAGAGGACGAACCAAAAAAACAATCTAATGATGCAAAAAAAGAGGAACCTGACTATCACAAAATGGGCCGTAAAAAGGAATTATCAATGGTTAAAGCACAGCCTTGGAATTTGATTGTACCATTGTTTCTGCTCTTAGGCTTTTCCTTATTTTTATTATGGCAAGACGGGAATGAAAAAGGAGCAGATAGCATCTTCCAGGCGTTTTCAATAGCTGATGCGACGTTTGTGATGCTACTCGCGGTATTTATCACCTTAGTTATCACCTTTATTTTTTATATGCTGCGTCGCCAGCCGATAGACGAAACGATTTATCACTTTTTCGATGGTGGAAATCGACTGATGCAAGCAATTATTCTTTTAGTGCTTGTATGGGCATTGTCACTTGTAGCAGAGGATCTTGGCTTTTCTTTATTTATCAGTTCAACACTTGGGTCATTTTTACCCGCCTTTACTATACCAGCTGTCATCTTTGTAATCGGGGCAGTTGTTGCTTATTTTATCGGATCTTCATGGGGGACATGGGGTTTGTTCATGCCACTCGGAATCACCCTTGCTACGGTTACTGATTCATCATTAGCTTTAACAGTTGGAGCGGTATTTGCAAGTGGAGCATTTGGAGCACTGGCGTCACCGCTCGGGGACACAACGATTACAACTGCATCTATTCTAGATATGCCACTTGTTGAGTATGCACGCTATAAATTGAAATTCGCTTCCATTTGCGCTGGAATAGCAGCTGTTTTGTACCTAGCAGTCGGATTCTTCATCGTTTGA
- a CDS encoding AI-2E family transporter: MWIRHPFFKYAIGTLIVLLCIYFLGKVDFFLNPFQKLIAILFFPIIISGLFYYILRPVVDLFSKPRYMNRSIAIIAVYVLFAAMVFLFIQLVGTKIVDQAQQITEQFPSQVEDTVEQTKNLIEKNNFGMFSVEEIKQKSITFLSDLAQTIGNNITAIIGAITSVATVLILVPFILFYFLKDGDKLLPYLLKFIPNKHLDEGERILKDIDRTLASYILGQLTVGLVDGVLMYIGYMIIDLDYALVLAMFVIITAVVPLIGPALGVLPAILIALIQDPVMVVYVLIILLIVQQLEGNLVSPAVFGKRLQLHPLTIILLLVVAGALYGFVGILIAIPLYAVLKVTIKNFYKLYRLRKS; this comes from the coding sequence ATGTGGATTAGACATCCTTTTTTTAAATATGCAATAGGAACATTAATCGTTTTGCTCTGTATTTATTTCCTGGGAAAAGTAGACTTTTTTCTAAATCCGTTTCAAAAGTTGATTGCAATTCTATTCTTTCCAATTATTATATCTGGGTTGTTTTATTACATACTTAGGCCAGTAGTGGATTTGTTTTCTAAGCCGAGATATATGAATCGTTCTATAGCAATCATAGCTGTTTATGTGCTTTTTGCAGCTATGGTATTCTTGTTTATCCAGCTTGTTGGGACTAAAATTGTCGACCAGGCACAACAAATAACGGAACAGTTTCCATCACAAGTAGAGGATACAGTTGAACAAACGAAGAATTTAATTGAAAAAAATAATTTTGGTATGTTTTCGGTGGAAGAGATTAAACAAAAATCAATTACGTTTTTAAGTGATCTTGCACAAACGATTGGTAATAATATTACGGCGATCATTGGAGCAATTACAAGTGTGGCAACTGTTTTAATTTTAGTGCCGTTTATCCTATTTTACTTTTTGAAAGATGGAGACAAGCTCCTACCTTACCTTCTGAAATTTATCCCTAATAAGCATTTGGATGAGGGAGAACGAATATTAAAGGATATTGACCGTACGCTTGCATCTTATATTCTCGGACAGTTGACTGTAGGGTTAGTAGACGGTGTTTTAATGTATATAGGTTATATGATTATTGATCTGGATTATGCTCTAGTTCTTGCTATGTTTGTTATCATAACTGCGGTAGTACCATTGATTGGTCCTGCGTTAGGTGTTTTACCTGCAATCTTAATTGCGTTAATCCAGGATCCAGTGATGGTAGTATATGTGCTAATTATTCTTCTTATTGTACAACAGTTAGAAGGTAACCTTGTTTCACCGGCTGTTTTCGGAAAAAGATTACAGTTACATCCATTAACAATTATTTTATTACTTGTAGTAGCAGGAGCACTTTATGGGTTTGTAGGAATTTTAATTGCCATCCCACTTTATGCAGTATTGAAAGTTACTATAAAGAATTTTTATAAACTTTACCGTCTTCGCAAATCGTAG
- a CDS encoding Mur ligase family protein: MKLSQLIKSIDSVNGLEIEDIDIKGISYHSQKTSNDSLFVCVRGYKVDGHNYLHDAVKKGAKAAVVEEFQENISIPQFLVKDSRVALGQLGNVFYQCPSEKMKMIGITATNGKTTTSYMMNAILENEGLKTGLIGTVVIKTDDVSIESELTTPESLDLHYYLNEMVKKGVSHVCMEVSSASLQMQRVDAVNYDIVALNNLTPEHAETHGSFEKYVEVKSRLIREADEKSIAVLNLDSTYSASLVNQTKAKVISYGIDHKNGYIHCKNVDLSTGRAIFTVEILKPIPVGDNEVEPSKFTVELGVPGMHSVYNAMAAITIGLLCGVSISTIQHTLKEFSGVPRRFEFIYEDEFIIIDDHFANPGNIEVTLQTLEHMDYENLQLVYAIRGQRGPTINKDNAEAIAESASKLNIREIIATKSSSHVTSKDEVTDEEMEAFMDVMQNANIRVDVYDELPDAIHAALSVAKKKDLVLLAGCQGMDYGAGIALDHVYKDDVKIEGKG, translated from the coding sequence ATGAAATTAAGCCAATTAATAAAATCAATTGACAGTGTAAATGGTCTCGAAATCGAGGATATTGACATAAAAGGTATTTCTTATCATTCACAAAAAACTTCGAATGATAGTTTGTTCGTCTGTGTTAGAGGCTATAAAGTGGATGGGCACAACTATCTGCATGATGCCGTGAAAAAAGGCGCAAAGGCTGCTGTAGTAGAAGAATTTCAAGAAAATATTTCTATCCCCCAATTTCTCGTTAAGGATAGTAGAGTTGCGTTAGGGCAATTGGGAAATGTTTTCTATCAATGTCCATCTGAAAAGATGAAAATGATAGGAATTACTGCAACTAATGGAAAAACAACCACTTCCTATATGATGAACGCTATTTTAGAAAATGAAGGGTTAAAAACAGGGCTAATTGGAACGGTAGTAATAAAAACAGACGATGTTTCAATTGAATCAGAGCTTACCACGCCCGAATCATTAGATTTGCATTATTATTTAAATGAGATGGTAAAAAAAGGTGTTTCCCATGTGTGTATGGAAGTCTCATCTGCTTCCCTGCAAATGCAACGTGTAGATGCCGTTAACTATGATATCGTAGCACTTAATAATCTAACTCCTGAGCACGCAGAAACACATGGATCGTTTGAAAAATACGTTGAGGTTAAATCGAGGTTGATTAGAGAGGCAGATGAAAAGAGTATTGCTGTTCTTAACTTAGATTCTACATATTCGGCATCGTTAGTAAACCAAACGAAAGCAAAGGTTATTTCTTATGGTATTGATCATAAGAACGGATATATTCATTGTAAGAATGTAGATTTATCTACAGGGCGAGCTATATTTACAGTTGAAATTTTAAAGCCAATTCCTGTAGGTGATAACGAGGTTGAACCTAGCAAGTTTACTGTTGAGTTGGGAGTTCCAGGTATGCATTCTGTGTATAATGCTATGGCCGCCATTACCATTGGATTGCTTTGTGGTGTTTCCATATCAACCATTCAGCATACGCTTAAAGAATTTTCAGGTGTCCCAAGAAGATTTGAATTTATTTATGAGGATGAATTTATCATAATAGATGATCACTTTGCTAACCCAGGAAATATTGAAGTTACCTTGCAAACATTAGAACACATGGATTATGAGAATCTTCAACTGGTTTATGCGATTAGGGGACAAAGAGGACCTACAATAAATAAAGATAATGCAGAAGCTATTGCGGAAAGTGCGTCAAAGCTTAATATACGTGAAATTATAGCTACGAAGAGTTCATCTCATGTAACGTCAAAAGATGAAGTAACAGATGAGGAAATGGAAGCATTTATGGATGTAATGCAAAACGCAAATATTAGAGTGGATGTATATGACGAATTACCTGACGCAATACATGCAGCTCTTTCAGTAGCTAAGAAAAAGGATCTAGTTTTATTAGCTGGTTGTCAGGGAATGGATTATGGAGCAGGAATTGCTTTAGATCATGTATACAAAGATGACGTTAAGATAGAGGGCAAAGGTTAA